AAGGCATTTACTAACTCATCACACCTCTCCCATGAATAGAAGTATCCATTAATAGTGATACTACCTGCTTGAGGATCTGCAGCTGCTATTTCCGCAGAAATACTAGCTAGTTGTTCTGCGGGTACATTCATAGCAAAAGTCAAAGTATCATCTCCGGTACCGCAATCAATACTTTGTGCATCATTTGTGACAAGTAAAACTCTATTTCCTATAGTAATTTGATCATCATCATTAGATGTAGTTACTGCGTGGGCTCCTTGATTTGATATTGTAAATGTGGTGTTGCTTAATTCAACTATGTCGTTACCGGCTGCTCCATTTACACCTGCAGATCCGCATTCCAAAACGGCATTGTCTATGATAATTGTATCATCTTCGCTAGCGGCGTTTATACATCCGGAAGTATTGATTATTTTACTCCCGTCTAAGACATTCATTGTATCATTACCAGTACTCAAATTAATGCTAGGTCCAAGCATTATAGTTGCACCATTCATATTTAAAATATCATCTCCAGCAGATAGAGATATAAAATCCGGTCCAGTAATACTTGAGCCTTGGTTCATGTTTACAATGTCATTCAAAGTTGTTGTTTGAAGTCCATTATTGTCATTTCCATTACATTCAACCAATTGACCGCCGCCCGGCAAAGTATCTACAACATCACACTGAGCATTGGCTGTTAGAGTTAAAATTGATGAAGTTAGAACTAGAAACAATGTGGCTACTAGTATTGTATTAATTGTTTTCATTACATCCTCCTCTACATTGATATTTTAGTTTATACACTACATCAAAGAATAGTTCAACATATGGCCAAAATTCAATATAAAATATTATTAGTTTGCGTTTCTTTGACACTGCTTCATTAAAAACCTAAACTACAGGGGTATGGAAAAACCGGTTTTATATCTTATTGACGGAAGCTCTTACATATTCCGCGCCTATTATGCAATCAGACATTTGAGTAACTCAAAAGGCTTTCCGACCAATGCAGTTTATGGTTTTACCGCAATGCTTTTTAAATTTTTAAAAGACTATGAGCCTACTCATCTGGGAATAGTCTTTGACTCGAAAGGCAAAACCTTCAGAGATGATATATATCCCCTCTATAAAGCCAATAGAAGTGAACCGCCTGAGGATTTAGTCCCCCAATTTGAAAAGATATTTGAGATGGTAGATGCCTTTAATATCCCTCAGGTTCAGCTAGAAGGCTATGAGGCCGATGACCTTATGGGCACAATTTCTGTAGAGGCAGAGAAGCAGGATGCAGAAGTTATATTAGTGACAGGGGATAAAGATTTCTGCCAGCTCGTGTCTGATAAAGTTACTCTTTTGGATACGATGAAGAATAAAATCACCACCACAAAAGATGTGCAAGAGAAATACGGCGTAAAACCCGATAGGGTGATAGATGTTTTTGCGCTTGCAGGTGACGCAGTAGACAACATACCGGGTGTTAAGGGCATCGGAGAGAAAACGGCTGTCAGTCTGATCTCTAAGTATGGCTCTTTAGAAGAGCTCTTTAAGAACTTGGATGAAGTTACAAAAAGGCAAAAAACTTTAATTGAAGAAAAAAAAGATGACGCAGTGCTAAGCAAGGAGCTAGTAACCATAAAGACGGATATCGATATTAATACAGATATCAATACTTTTGAGTATAAGGGATTTGATAATGAGAAGTTAAAAAAGATATTTAGCGAGCTCGAATTTAAAAACCTAATTAGAGAGCTAGGTGATGACGCCGGTTCTGATGACGATACTCAGCAAAACAGCACAGTTTCTTATGATGACTATCATCTTGTGCTATCAGAGTCAGATTTAGACAAAGTAATTAAGAAGATTAACAAGACCAAAGAGCTTTCAATAGATTTAGAGACAACTTCCCAATATCCTATGCTGGCTTCTATTGTAGGAATTGTGCTTTGTCCCCAGGCTCATGAGTCCTATTATGTTCCAGTTGCTCATAGAGCACTTACAGACGCATCAACAAATCAGCTCAATTTAAATTTGGTACTGGAAAAACTTAAACCCATATTGGAAAGTGAGAAAATTTCTAAGATAGGACAAAATCTAAAATATGAACTGGTCGTATTAGCAAAATACGGTCTTGATCTAAAAGGTATAACTTTTGATACAATGATTGCGGCTCATTTAATTGATTCCTCAAGAAACAGCTATAGTCTCGATGAGCTTTCAAGATATTATCTTGGTCACCAAATGATTTCATATAAAGATGTGACTGGGAGCGGTA
This genomic interval from Thermodesulfobacteriota bacterium contains the following:
- a CDS encoding IPTL-CTERM sorting domain-containing protein, with translation MKTINTILVATLFLVLTSSILTLTANAQCDVVDTLPGGGQLVECNGNDNNGLQTTTLNDIVNMNQGSSITGPDFISLSAGDDILNMNGATIMLGPSINLSTGNDTMNVLDGSKIINTSGCINAASEDDTIIIDNAVLECGSAGVNGAAGNDIVELSNTTFTISNQGAHAVTTSNDDDQITIGNRVLLVTNDAQSIDCGTGDDTLTFAMNVPAEQLASISAEIAAADPQAGSITINGYFYSWERCDELVNALNTGPKNVPTLSQWGLITLAALIGIFAVVVAKRRFQKN
- the polA gene encoding DNA polymerase I, which gives rise to MEKPVLYLIDGSSYIFRAYYAIRHLSNSKGFPTNAVYGFTAMLFKFLKDYEPTHLGIVFDSKGKTFRDDIYPLYKANRSEPPEDLVPQFEKIFEMVDAFNIPQVQLEGYEADDLMGTISVEAEKQDAEVILVTGDKDFCQLVSDKVTLLDTMKNKITTTKDVQEKYGVKPDRVIDVFALAGDAVDNIPGVKGIGEKTAVSLISKYGSLEELFKNLDEVTKRQKTLIEEKKDDAVLSKELVTIKTDIDINTDINTFEYKGFDNEKLKKIFSELEFKNLIRELGDDAGSDDDTQQNSTVSYDDYHLVLSESDLDKVIKKINKTKELSIDLETTSQYPMLASIVGIVLCPQAHESYYVPVAHRALTDASTNQLNLNLVLEKLKPILESEKISKIGQNLKYELVVLAKYGLDLKGITFDTMIAAHLIDSSRNSYSLDELSRYYLGHQMISYKDVTGSGKSKIGFDEVELAVARDYAAEDADVAMILSKVLAPELDDMKLTKVFSDVELKFLRVLAKVEMNGVRVDADKLKELSKEFELALKEIEKQIYSEVGYEFNLNSPIQLREVLFEKLDLPQKKLTKKGEPSTDVEVLTDLSKFHLVPEKVLEHRTLSKLKSTYVDSLPRLINPDTNRIHTSFNPVGSSTGRLSSSDPNLQNIPIKTAQGRRIREAFVPEKGYTLLSADYSQIELRLLAHFSGDDSLIEAFQNDSDIHNRTAAEIFGVTEDLVTPDMRRLSKNINFGIIYGISAFGLAKQLGTSVSISKSYIDEYFKRYGKVEEYIQKSISDAQTKGYAETILGRRRPIPELGSNNRGLRGFGERTAMNTPIQGSAADIINIAMIRINDELADYESRMILQVHDELLFEVKNDELEKLSKMVKEEMEGAWELIVPIKVDMGTGENWAEAH